Proteins co-encoded in one Pseudophryne corroboree isolate aPseCor3 chromosome 1, aPseCor3.hap2, whole genome shotgun sequence genomic window:
- the LOC134909489 gene encoding acidic leucine-rich nuclear phosphoprotein 32 family member B-like, producing the protein MDMKKRLNLELRNRKAAEVKEMVLDNCRSDGKITGLTADFVNMEILSMININLLSVSNLPKLEKLKKLELSDNRISGGLEVLAERTPNLTHLNLSGNKIKDINTLEPLKKLTHLMSLDLFNCEVTMLNNYRESVFALLPQLTFLDGFDADGQEAPDSDPEPDGEDADENGEEGEEDEEEEDDLDEDELDEDEDVVDEEDVEEEEEGDDEDEDGHQGEKRKRDLEDEGDEEDFDDEEDDDE; encoded by the exons GTTAAAGAAATGGTTCTGGATAACTGCCGTTCAGATGGCAAGATCACAGGGCTTACTGCTGACTTTGTAAACATGGAGATCTTAAGTATGATAAACATCAACTTATTGTCAGTGTCTAATCTTCCCAAACTTGAAAAACTAAAGAAG TTAGAGCTTAGTGACAACAGAATTTCTGGTGGTTTAGAGGTGCTTGCAGAGAGGACCCCAAATCTGACGCACTTAAATCTCAGCGGCAATAAGATTAAAGACATCAACACCTTGGAGCCACTT AAGAAACTAACTCACCTCATGAGTTTAGATCTGTTCAATTGTGAGGTGACAATGCTGAATAACTACAGAGAAAGTGTATTTGCTTTGCTGCCGCAACTAACTTTCCTTGATGGGTTTGATGCTGATGGTCAAGAGGCTCCAGATTCTGACCCAGAACCAGATGGGGAGGATGCAGATGAGAATGGAGAAG AAGGagaggaagatgaagaggaggaggatgatctTGATGAAGATGAGCTTGATGAGGATGAAGATGTAGTAGATGAG GAGGAtgtagaagaggaggaagagggagatgaTGAAGATGAGG ATGGGCACCAGGGAGAGAAACGGAAAAGGGATTTGGAAGATGAGGGGGATGAAGAAGACTTTGATGATGAAGAGGATGATGACGAATAA